A stretch of Henckelia pumila isolate YLH828 chromosome 4, ASM3356847v2, whole genome shotgun sequence DNA encodes these proteins:
- the LOC140867779 gene encoding 11-beta-hydroxysteroid dehydrogenase A-like yields MEIVHMFLDLVAPPFTFFSLMFFLPPFQIFKFFLSILGTLFSEDVAEKVVVITGASSGIGESVAYEYAKRGACLVLAARREKSLQEVAAVARELGSPDVVVIRADVSKVEDCRRVIDQTINHFGRLDHLVNNAGIMSVAMLEEIEDITQFKQIMDINFWGFVYMTRFAAPYLRNSRGRVIVLSSAASWLPAPRMSLYNATKAAILQFFETLRVEFGPDIGITVVSPGSIESELTQGKFLNKEGKMVADEDIRDPHLSIIPVQRVESCAKAIVRSACRGERYVTQPSWVRATFFWKVFCPEVVEWVYRLMYMTSPGEHPKEAFGKKLVDYTGAKGLLYPETVQMQELKKE; encoded by the exons ATGGAAATTGTTCACATGTTTCTTGATTTGGTAGCTCCCCCTTTCACCTTCTTCTCCCTCATGTTTTTCTTGCCACCTTTCCAGATTTTCAAGTTCTTCCTCTCGATTTTGGGCACCCTTTTCAGCGAGGATGTCGCCGAAAAAGTCGTCGTCATCACCGGCGCCTCCTCCGGCATTGGCGAA AGTGTTGCATATGAATATGCAAAGAGAGGGGCATGCTTGGTTCTGGCGGCCAGGAGGGAGAAAAGCCTCCAAGAAGTGGCGGCGGTGGCTCGCGAATTAGGGTCGCCGGACGTCGTCGTAATACGCGCCGATGTTTCGAAAGTGGAGGATTGCAGGAGGGTCATTGATCAGACCATTAACCATTTTGGAAGAT TGGATCATCTTGTCAACAATGCTGGTATTATGTCGGTAGCCATGCTTGAAGAAATAGAAGATATTACTCAGTTTAAGCAAATTATG GATATCAACTTTTGGGGCTTCGTTTACATGACCCGATTCGCTGCCCCGTATCTCCGAAACAGCAGAGGCCGAGTGATCGTACTTTCTTCGGCGGCGTCTTGGTTGCCCGCACCAAGAATGAGTTTGTACAAT GCTACTAAAGCAGCAATCCTCCAATTTTTCGAGACGTTGAGGGTCGAGTTCGGGCCTGATATAGGTATTACCGTCGTGTCACCGGGGTCCATCGAATCCGAACTGACACAAGGAAAATTCTTGAACAAAGAAGGCAAGATGGTAGCTGATGAAGATATAAGAGAT CCACATTTGAGCATAATCCCGGTCCAAAGGGTCGAAAGCTGTGCGAAGGCGATAGTGAGGAGCGCATGCAGGGGAGAACGATACGTGACACAGCCGTCGTGGGTTCGGGCTACATTCTTCTGGAAGGTGTTCTGCCCCGAGGTGGTGGAGTGGGTGTACAGATTGATGTACATGACTAGCCCCGGAGAGCACCCGAAGGAAGCGTTTGGAAAGAAACTCGTCGACTACACCGGAGCTAAGGGCTTGCTCTACCCGGAGACGGTGCAAATGCAGGAGCTGAAGAAGGAGTGA
- the LOC140864315 gene encoding heavy metal-associated isoprenylated plant protein 7-like produces the protein MGEEEAKKPQEVGKKVEEEENKKKEEPPKAEKPASEEKKEDKKPEGPKAAAPPPPPQEIVLKVYMHCEGCARKVRRCLKGFEGVEEVITDCRSSKVIVKGEKADPLKVLERVQKKSHRPVELISPIPKLEEAKKPEEKEVVKLEEKKEELPVITVVLGVYMHCEACAQEIRKRIQKMKGVESVEPDLKGSQVVVKGVFEPEKLTDYIHKRTGKHAVIIKTEPEKKEEEKKEGKEEKKAEEGEKKEAAKKTEETGKEKTPAASAGGVGPPAPSPVVIEAAEGDESKLEMKRNEFYNYQYPQNYQFYPQMAVYEMQAYPPQMFSDENPNACSVM, from the exons ATGGGAGAG GAAGAGGCAAAGAAGCCGCAGGAAGTTGGGAAGAAGGTGGAGGAGGAGGAGAATAAGAAGAAAGAAGAGCCCCCCAAGGCGGAGAAGCCAGCGTCTGAAGAGAAGAAAGAGGATAAGAAACCGGAGGGGCCTAAGGCGGCGGCGCCGCCTCCTCCGCCGCAGGAGATTGTGTTGAAGGTGTACATGCATTGTGAGGGATGTGCTAGGAAAGTCCGCCGGTGTCTCAAAGGCTTCGAag gtgtGGAGGAGGTGATAACAGATTGCAGGAGCAGTAAAGTGATAGTGAAAGGGGAGAAAGCAGATCCATTGAAGGTTTTGGAGAGAGTTCAGAAGAAGAGCCACCGCCCTGTGGAGCTTATTTCTCcaatcccaaagcttgaagaAGCCAAGAAACCTGAAGAAAAAGAGGTGGTCAAACTTGAAGAGAAAAAAGAGGAG CTGCCTGTGATTACAGTGGTGTTGGGAGTTTACATGCATTGTGAAGCTTGTGCTCAAGAAATCAGAAAGAGGATTCAGAAAATGAAAG GAGTGGAGAGTGTAGAACCAGACCTCAAAGGCTCACAAGTAGTGGTAAAAGGCGTGTTTGAACCCGAAAAGCTCACCGATTACATCCACAAACGGACCGGAAAACACGCCGTGATCATCAAAACCGAGCCGGAGAAGAAGGAAGAGGAGAAAAAAGAAGGGAAAGAGGAAAAGAAAGCAGAGGAAGGAGAGAAGAAAGAAGCCGCCAAGAAAACCGAAGAAACCGGCAAAGAAAAGACCCCCGCCGCCTCGGCCGGCGGCGTGGGGCCCCCGGCGCCGTCGCCGGTGGTCATCGAGGCGGCGGAGGGGGACGAGTCGAAGCTGGAGATGAAGAGGAACGAATTCTACAACTACCAGTACCCGCAGAATTACCAGTTTTACCCTCAGATGGCAGTCTACGAAATGCAAGCATACCCGCCGCAGATGTTCAGCGACGAGAACCCGAATGCATGCAGTGTGATGTAA